In the Pseudoalteromonas undina genome, one interval contains:
- the asnC gene encoding transcriptional regulator AsnC: MENYQIDNLDKQILHALMDNARTPYAELAKRFSVSAGTIHVRIEKMKHAGIITGTQLTINTKQLGYDVCCFIGINLNNARDYPQTLIKLESLEEVVEAYYTTGNYSIFIKVMTRSIDHLQDVLINKIQAIEAIQSTETLISLQNPISRTVVP; encoded by the coding sequence ATGGAAAATTATCAAATCGATAATCTTGATAAACAGATTCTGCATGCATTAATGGATAATGCGCGTACACCTTATGCTGAATTAGCAAAACGCTTTAGTGTAAGCGCAGGAACAATTCATGTGCGAATCGAAAAAATGAAACATGCAGGGATCATCACAGGTACTCAACTAACCATTAATACAAAGCAATTAGGTTACGATGTGTGTTGTTTTATTGGTATTAATTTGAACAACGCGCGCGATTATCCGCAAACACTTATAAAATTAGAATCATTAGAGGAAGTGGTCGAAGCATATTACACCACTGGTAATTACAGTATTTTTATTAAAGTAATGACCCGCTCTATCGATCATCTACAAGATGTACTAATCAATAAAATACAGGCAATAGAAGCCATTCAATCAACCGAAACCCTGATCTCATTACAAAACCCGATTAGTCGAACAGTGGTGCCTTAA
- the asnA gene encoding aspartate--ammonia ligase — MSSHYVQQQQQISKVKQFFSQQLEQKLGLIEVQAPILAKVGDGTQDNLSGHENAVAVNIKAIADSRYEVVHSLAKWKRKTLGEYGFSQGEGIYTQMKALRPDEDSLSPIHSVYVDQWDWEQVICESTQRSLSTLKQTVETIYQAIKATEQYVSASFGLRAFLPAKITFVHSEELREMYPDFSAKQREKAIAQEYGAVFLIGIGGALSDGKIHDVRAPDYDDWSTPTCDQYMGLNGDILVWNPILEDAFEISSMGIRVSPEVLQAQLGITGDEDRLEFDWHKALLESKFPQTIGGGIGQSRLAMLLLQKQHIGQVQVGVWPAQTYDSVDGLL; from the coding sequence ATGAGTTCACATTATGTGCAGCAGCAGCAGCAAATAAGTAAAGTTAAGCAGTTCTTTTCGCAGCAATTAGAACAAAAACTGGGCTTAATTGAAGTTCAAGCGCCTATTTTGGCTAAAGTAGGCGACGGTACACAGGATAACTTAAGTGGGCACGAGAACGCCGTGGCTGTGAATATTAAAGCGATTGCAGATAGCCGTTACGAAGTGGTGCATTCTCTTGCTAAGTGGAAGCGTAAAACCTTGGGTGAATATGGCTTTTCACAAGGTGAGGGAATTTATACGCAAATGAAAGCGTTGCGACCCGATGAAGATTCACTAAGCCCAATCCATTCTGTTTATGTTGATCAATGGGATTGGGAGCAAGTTATTTGTGAAAGTACGCAGCGTTCTTTATCTACTCTCAAGCAAACGGTTGAAACAATTTACCAAGCTATTAAAGCCACTGAACAATATGTTAGTGCAAGCTTTGGCTTAAGAGCATTTTTGCCAGCTAAAATTACTTTTGTACACAGTGAAGAACTGCGTGAAATGTACCCTGACTTTAGCGCTAAGCAGCGTGAGAAAGCGATTGCTCAAGAATATGGTGCTGTGTTTTTAATTGGTATTGGCGGAGCATTAAGTGATGGTAAAATTCATGATGTGAGAGCGCCAGATTACGACGATTGGTCAACACCAACATGTGATCAGTATATGGGATTAAATGGCGATATTTTAGTATGGAATCCAATTCTTGAAGATGCTTTCGAAATATCATCTATGGGAATTCGAGTGAGCCCTGAAGTTTTGCAAGCTCAATTGGGAATTACCGGTGACGAAGACCGTTTAGAGTTTGATTGGCATAAAGCATTGTTAGAAAGTAAATTTCCTCAAACAATTGGTGGTGGTATTGGTCAGTCTCGCTTGGCTATGCTGTTATTACAAAAACAACACATAGGGCAAGTACAGGTAGGTGTGTGGCCAGCGCAAACCTATGACAGTGTAGACGGCTTACTATAA
- the trmH gene encoding tRNA (guanosine(18)-2'-O)-methyltransferase TrmH, with protein sequence MQQTRYQRIESVLSRRQTDLTVCLEDVHKHHNLSAIVRTADAVGCHHVHAVWPEKQKWLTNNTSGGSKNWLDTHLHRNIDDAVASMRAHNPDVQILATHLSEDAVDFREIDYTKPTAIIVGQEKTGISPQALEYADQNIIIPMQGMVQSLNVSVAAALILFEAQRQRDLAGLYNRNMLSEEIKHPMYFEGCHPIIARQCKQKNLPYPALDENGEIVADEQFWQALKHT encoded by the coding sequence ATGCAGCAAACTCGTTACCAAAGAATCGAAAGTGTACTTTCACGTCGTCAAACCGACCTTACCGTGTGTTTAGAAGACGTACACAAACACCATAACTTATCAGCAATTGTTAGAACGGCTGATGCCGTTGGTTGTCATCATGTGCATGCCGTGTGGCCAGAAAAACAAAAGTGGCTAACCAATAATACCTCTGGTGGTAGTAAAAACTGGTTAGACACACATCTTCACAGAAACATAGATGATGCCGTTGCAAGTATGCGTGCTCATAATCCTGATGTACAAATTTTAGCTACGCATTTAAGTGAAGATGCTGTCGACTTCAGAGAAATTGATTACACTAAACCGACTGCAATTATTGTCGGTCAAGAAAAAACGGGGATCTCTCCACAAGCCTTAGAGTATGCAGATCAAAACATCATTATTCCAATGCAAGGCATGGTGCAGTCGTTAAATGTATCCGTTGCAGCAGCCCTAATTTTATTTGAGGCGCAGCGTCAACGTGATCTAGCTGGTTTATACAATAGAAATATGCTGAGTGAAGAAATTAAGCACCCAATGTACTTTGAAGGCTGCCACCCAATTATTGCAAGGCAATGCAAACAAAAAAACCTACCTTACCCTGCTCTTGATGAAAACGGCGAAATTGTTGCTGATGAACAGTTTTGGCAGGCGTTAAAACATACTTGA